A genomic window from Sulfurospirillum diekertiae includes:
- the flgE gene encoding flagellar hook protein FlgE, producing MMRSLWAGVTGLQAHQIAMDVEGNNIANVNTTGYKYSRANFSDLLSQTAKIATAPQGELGGKNAMQIGLGTQVSTVTKIFKQGSIETTDKTTDLAIQGDGFFVVSPDGGSTYKYTRSGDFTFDANGNFVDTNGYIAQGWNRDKATLAIDSTSPIANITIPPGLTTPANASSYISVKANLDSGSSVGTHKSVIYSLDANSGWVDVNGNGIQEPSETHNENDVGSNMFDTSKALYERGQDFGALFNSDGNAFNLTKGQGVWTSFAEAITTTIPIAAPGSTVVDLVLNGETITGSTTSTDAATVASYVAGLINAKTGKTGVQANITGGTGLYLTNNNQTGTEAASKNIKLTVNSATDNTNLKSTTVITAYQYTYTPSPLNTTHSYDDGVERTFTTTEDLREALQKDARLYVNYKGTTVADGADILAASGTTLTGAKSYSVGTDFSGGFTLPSDITLPAGTIIDGTALGADTLASTLAGYPTIGAVSGVQLAKADVTLPIGTLFNGNVVDTNDTNVKNEWLTTAAQSANKNDGVTVKVNSTGQFEISNPTGDAFNADDGDITNMTPDPNNIKTDAALTTSIANQAVSLPASTILPAGTYTFVTATTINGTSYAAGSTATLAADTTLTEACTLPAGTTVTFTGATTDITLLPGTNYKSDNDFPLYLTITNLTNATNNVAANTNFSTTINALQGTLTSGTSVRTSQAVYAASHASSIDVYDSLGSKHTVRLEFTKTGFTSEGGTEWSVLISVPEPGDINLGNYPENIVTGTVSFNSDGSLATYSPRNLTYTANNGSTGNQNIELKFGTLGQFDGITSFDKDSNTSGISQDGYSGGDLNGLSVDETGTIIGSFTNGRSFALAQVAMATFTNNQGLESDGGNCFVQTSNSGDPIVGQAATGGKGTIQASSLEMSNVDLSRSLTQLIVIQRGYQANSKTITTADEMLNTLLQLK from the coding sequence ATGATGAGATCACTCTGGGCCGGCGTTACCGGTTTGCAGGCACACCAGATCGCAATGGACGTTGAAGGTAATAACATTGCAAACGTTAATACCACAGGCTATAAATACAGTAGAGCAAATTTTTCTGATCTCTTGAGTCAAACCGCTAAAATTGCAACAGCGCCCCAAGGCGAACTGGGTGGTAAAAATGCAATGCAAATCGGACTTGGAACACAAGTAAGTACGGTCACAAAAATCTTTAAACAAGGTTCCATTGAAACAACAGATAAAACAACCGATCTTGCTATTCAAGGTGATGGTTTCTTCGTTGTCTCCCCAGATGGCGGAAGTACTTATAAATACACCAGAAGCGGTGATTTTACCTTCGATGCTAACGGTAACTTTGTCGATACCAACGGATATATCGCACAAGGTTGGAATAGAGATAAAGCAACACTTGCAATTGATTCGACATCGCCAATTGCCAACATCACCATTCCACCCGGACTGACAACACCGGCGAATGCTTCAAGTTACATCTCGGTCAAAGCTAACCTTGATTCAGGTTCTAGTGTTGGAACCCATAAATCCGTTATTTACTCTTTAGATGCAAATAGTGGATGGGTTGATGTAAATGGTAATGGTATTCAAGAACCATCTGAAACCCATAATGAAAATGATGTTGGCAGTAATATGTTTGATACCAGCAAAGCACTTTATGAACGTGGGCAAGACTTTGGAGCACTTTTTAACTCTGATGGTAATGCATTTAATCTTACAAAGGGACAAGGTGTTTGGACAAGTTTTGCAGAAGCAATAACTACTACCATTCCCATTGCAGCTCCTGGATCAACTGTCGTTGATCTTGTTTTAAATGGCGAAACCATTACAGGTAGTACTACATCCACCGATGCTGCAACCGTTGCATCCTATGTTGCCGGTTTAATCAATGCTAAAACAGGTAAAACGGGCGTTCAAGCAAACATTACAGGCGGTACAGGACTCTATCTTACTAATAACAATCAAACAGGCACAGAAGCAGCAAGTAAAAATATTAAATTAACTGTAAATTCTGCTACCGATAATACAAATTTAAAAAGTACTACTGTTATTACAGCTTATCAATATACCTATACTCCTAGCCCACTCAATACAACCCATAGTTATGATGATGGCGTAGAGAGAACCTTTACAACAACCGAAGATTTAAGAGAGGCACTTCAAAAAGATGCAAGACTTTATGTTAACTATAAGGGCACTACTGTTGCTGATGGTGCAGATATTCTTGCAGCTTCGGGCACTACACTAACTGGTGCTAAATCATACTCTGTTGGAACAGACTTTTCTGGTGGTTTTACACTACCTTCAGATATTACATTACCAGCAGGAACTATCATTGATGGTACCGCTCTTGGTGCTGATACTTTGGCTTCGACATTAGCTGGTTATCCTACTATTGGTGCAGTTAGTGGTGTTCAACTTGCAAAAGCAGATGTTACTCTTCCTATTGGCACTCTTTTTAATGGCAATGTAGTAGATACCAATGATACAAATGTTAAAAATGAATGGCTAACTACTGCAGCTCAAAGTGCAAATAAAAATGATGGTGTTACCGTTAAAGTAAACAGTACAGGACAATTCGAAATTTCAAACCCTACGGGTGATGCTTTTAATGCAGATGATGGTGATATAACCAATATGACACCTGATCCAAATAATATAAAAACAGATGCTGCATTAACAACAAGTATAGCAAATCAAGCGGTTTCTCTTCCTGCTAGTACCATTTTACCAGCAGGTACTTATACTTTTGTAACAGCAACCACTATTAATGGTACGTCCTATGCAGCAGGTTCGACGGCTACCTTAGCAGCAGATACTACTTTAACAGAAGCATGCACACTTCCTGCTGGAACGACTGTTACATTTACTGGGGCAACCACTGATATAACACTCCTTCCTGGTACCAATTATAAATCAGACAATGATTTTCCTCTTTACCTAACGATAACAAACCTTACCAATGCAACAAATAATGTTGCTGCAAATACAAACTTTAGTACAACGATCAATGCCCTTCAAGGAACATTGACCTCTGGTACATCGGTTAGAACATCTCAAGCTGTTTATGCTGCAAGTCACGCTTCAAGTATTGATGTTTACGATTCACTAGGATCAAAACATACGGTAAGACTTGAGTTTACCAAAACAGGCTTTACATCTGAAGGTGGTACCGAATGGTCAGTTCTTATTTCTGTTCCAGAACCAGGCGACATTAACCTTGGAAATTATCCTGAAAACATTGTAACGGGAACCGTTAGCTTTAATTCCGATGGTTCTTTGGCAACCTATTCACCAAGAAACCTTACTTATACAGCAAATAACGGATCAACAGGCAATCAAAACATCGAACTTAAATTCGGAACACTCGGACAATTTGATGGTATAACCAGCTTTGATAAAGACTCTAATACTTCAGGTATTAGCCAAGATGGTTACTCAGGTGGCGATCTGAATGGTCTAAGCGTTGATGAAACCGGAACAATCATCGGTAGTTTTACCAACGGTCGTAGCTTTGCACTTGCACAAGTGGCTATGGCAACGTTTACCAACAACCAAGGTCTTGAGAGTGACGGTGGTAACTGTTTTGTTCAAACCTCTAACTCAGGTGATCCTATCGTTGGACAAGCTGCAACAGGTGGTAAAGGTACGATTCAAGCAAGCTCACTCGAGATGAGTAACGTTGACCTTTCACGCTCCCTTACACAGTTGATTGTTATTC